From a single Plasmodium coatneyi strain Hackeri chromosome 4, complete sequence genomic region:
- a CDS encoding Eukaryotic peptide chain release factor subunit 1 codes for MDEDRDANIEQWKIKRLIKKLENAKGNGTSMISLIIKNKDEVSRINKMLADELGTASNIKSRVNRLSVLSAITSTQQKLKLYSKTPPKGLVVFCGTVITEDGKEKKMSIDFEPFRPINTSLYLCDNKFHVEALKELLESDDKFGFIIVDGNGALFGTIQGNTREVIRRFTVDLPKKHGRGGQSALRFARLRLEKRHNYLRKVAEVATSVFITNDKINVSGIVLAGSADFKNDLMHSDMFDQRLFTKVIKIVDISYGGDNGFNQAIELSSEALQNVKFIQEKKLIGKFFEEIAQDTGKVVYGIEDTLKALEIGAVELLILYEGLDIIRLTTRNAITNTTRTMHISPQDEKQESLYKENNVELEVVEKISLTDWVINNYKRYGASLDFVTNKSQEGAQFQKGFGGFGGMLRYKLDLNLYDEDVESDAELF; via the exons ATGGATGAAGACCGAGATGCAAACATCGAGCAGTGGAAAATTAAGAGGCTCATAAAGAAGCTGGAGAATGCCAAGGG GAACGGAACGAGCATGATCAGCCTGATCATCAAGAACAAGGATGAAGTTTCtcgaataaataaaatgcttGCGGATGAATTGGGCACAGCCTCCAACATAAAGAGTCGCGTGAACCGGCTCAGTGTGTTGTCTGCCATTACGTCCACTCAGCAGA AGCTGAAGCTGTATAGCAAGACGCCACCGAAAGGGCTAGTCGTATTCTGCGGCACAGTCATAACGGAAGacgggaaggagaagaaaatgtcaaTCGATTTTGAACCCTTCAGGCCAATAAACACAAGTCTCTACTTATGTGACAATAAGTTCCATGTGGAAGCTTTGAAGGAGTTGCTTGAAAGTGATGACAAGTTTGGCTTCATCATAGTGGATGGAAATGGAGCCCTCTTCGGTACCATCCAAGGGAACACAAGAGAAGTCATAAGAAGATTCACTGTGGACCTTCCCAAAAAACACGGAAGAGGAGGTCAAAGTGCGTTACGTTTTGCCAGACTTAGATTAGAAAAAAGACACAATTATTTAAGAAAAGTTGCTGAAGTAGCTACTTCTGTTTTTATAACAAATGACAAGATCAACGTGTCAGGAATAGTCCTTGCCGGAAGTGCAGACTTCAAGAATGACCTCATGCATAGTGATATGTTCGACCAAAGGTTATTTACAAAGGTTATAAAAATAGTAGATATTTCTTATGGAGGGGATAATGGGTTTAACCAGGCCATTGAGTTAAGTTCGGAGGCGTTACAAAATGTGAAGTTTAttcaagagaaaaaattgattggaaaattttttgaagaaattgcACAAGATACAGGGAAGGTTGTGTATGGCATAGAGGATACATTAAAAGCATTGGAGATTGGCGCTGTGGAATTACTAATTCTTTATGAAGGGTTGGATATAATAAGGTTAACCACAAGGAATGCCATTACGAATACTACCAGGACGATGCATATATCCCCCCAGGACGAGAAGCAAGAATCTTTATACAAAGAGAACAACGTAGAGTTGGAagtggtggaaaaaatatcccTCACCGATTGGGTCATAAATAATTACAAGAGGTACGGGGCGTCCTTAGACTTTGTCACTAATAAATCCCAGGAGGGGGCTCAGTTTCAGAAAGGCTTTGGCGGCTTCGGCGGCATGCTCAGGTATAAGTTGGACCTCAATTTGTATGACGAGGATGTGGAGAGCGATGCGGAGCTGTTCTAA